One Triticum dicoccoides isolate Atlit2015 ecotype Zavitan chromosome 5B, WEW_v2.0, whole genome shotgun sequence genomic window carries:
- the LOC119306197 gene encoding uncharacterized protein LOC119306197, giving the protein MESMPLRASRDFARAASKIASAGRWAAPVTAALSAPSDLRSRMSFHSGTGGDIPSSSNAPPDEMASPASFTHHPGKVKILPSDKDVESEEALWALYLRWCNTLNQKRDHDEMVRRFDVRTLFGWSTVSTRLNCLTL; this is encoded by the exons ATGGAGTCCATGCCCTTGAGGGCCTCCCGTGACTTTGCTCGCGCCGCCAGCAAGATCGCGTCGGCTGGTCGGTGGGCAGCGCCGGTGACAGCGGCTCTCTCAGCCCCCTCAGATCTGAGGAGCCGCATGTCCTTCCACAGCGGCACCGGTGGTGACATACCCAGCTCCAGCAACGCACCACCTGACGAAATGGCATCGCCCGCCTCCTTCACCCACCACCCAG GTAAAGTGAAAATTCTGCCTTCAGACAAGGACGTTGAGTCCGAGGAAGCCCTGTGGGCCTTGTATCTGCGCTGGTGCAACACTTTGAACCAGAAGCGTGACCATGATGAGATGGTTCGCCGGTTTGATGTAAGGACACTGTTCGGATGGTCCACCGTGTCAACAAGGCTAAATTGCCTTACACTCTGA